One Diabrotica virgifera virgifera chromosome 3, PGI_DIABVI_V3a genomic window carries:
- the LOC114324403 gene encoding protein takeout-like, protein MIYKIYFCLILHFVYQIEPAVIGPPKLPSYFKICPQSTPNLGKCIQKSVEELKPLLIKGIPDLDIPSVEPLHIPEVIIEQGSGPVALKSVYKDIEVYGPSKFIIKDIKVDLEKDKMRVRLFIPRLRVVCNYNMEGKILMMPIAGSGKSSSNYTNIDASITIRAEKIEKNNNVYYNVKDFDINFDIGEAEIHFDDLFNGDKDLGEAMNMFLNDNWKKIANEIKPVLEDNIAMIFKKFANKIFHKYPKNVLLPK, encoded by the exons ATgatctacaaaatatatttttgcttGATATTGCATTTTGTGTATCAGATTGAACCTGCGGTGATAGGTCCTCCAAAGTTAC CATCGTATTTTAAAATATGTCCTCAGTCTACACCGAACTTAGGAAAGTGCATACAAAAATCAGTGGAGGAACTCAAACCACTGCTAATTAAAGGAATACCTGATCTAGACATACCTAGCGTTGAGCCCCTACACATACCGGAGGTAATTATTGAGCAAGGATCTGGACCTGTTGCTCTCAAATCTGTCTATAAAGACATTGAAGTGTATGGACCTTCTAAATTTATCATTAAGGATATTAA AGTGGACTTAGAGAAGGACAAAATGAGAGTCAGATTATTCATACCACGTCTTAGAGTAGTCTGCAACTACAACATGGAAGGAAAAATTTTGATGATGCCGATCGCTGGCTCAGGAAAAAGCTCTTCGAATTATA CAAATATCGACGCCAGTATTACGATTCGTGCTgagaaaatcgaaaaaaataaCAATGTGTACTATAATGTCAAGGATTTTGACATCAACTTTGATATTGGAGAGGCGGAAATTCATTTCGACGACTTATTTAATGGAGATAAAGATTTAG GTGAAGCAATGAACATGTTTCTTAATGACAACTGGAAGAAAATCGCAAATGAAATCAAGCCTGTACTCGAAGATAACATAGCGATGATCTTCAAGAAATTCGCcaacaaaatatttcataaatatcCTAAAAACGTTTTGTTGCCAAAATAA
- the LOC114324444 gene encoding actin-related protein 2/3 complex subunit 3, with protein sequence MPAYHSSFLEPSSIVGNIAILPIKTRFKGPGPVQSNEQEQDIIDESLFYFKANVFFRTYEIKSEADRLLIYITLYITECLKKLQKCSTKVQAQNEMRSLAISRFDIPGDPGFPLNSVYSKPANQNDGDVLKAYLTQLRQEVGMRVCDKVFGEDKKPSKWWLCFAKKKFMDKSLSGPGQ encoded by the exons ATGCCG GCTTATCATTCCAGTTTTTTGGAGCCCTCCTCAATTGTAGGCAACATAGCAATTCTGCCAATAAAGACTCGATTCAAAGGGCCTGGTCCAGTACAAAGTAATGAGCAAGAACAGGATATCATTGATGAATCACTCTTCTATTTCAAAGCCAATGTTTTCTTCAGAACCTACGAAATTAAG tccGAGGCTGATAGATTGTTGATATACATTACTCTCTACATAACAGAATGCTTGAAGAAGCTGCAGAAATGTAGTACTAAAGTTCAAGCCCAGAACGAGATGCGATCACTTGCCATATCTAGGTTTGATATACCAGGGGATCCAGGTTTTCCACTCAATTCAGTTTACAG taaaccAGCAAATCAAAATGATGGTGATGTCTTGAAGGCGTATTTGACGCAACTCAGACAGGAAGTGGGAATGAGAGTTTGTGATAAGGTTTTTGGAGAAGATAAGAAACCAAGCAAGTGGTGGCTGTGCTTTGCCAAAAAGAAGTTTATGGACAAGTCACTGTCTGGACCAGGCCAATAA